The Methanohalophilus levihalophilus genome has a segment encoding these proteins:
- the msrB gene encoding peptide-methionine (R)-S-oxide reductase MsrB: MKKSETSENWKRVSDAEWKKRLKPEEYHILRQKGTEAPFSGEYDNHYKAGIYKCAACGQDLFSSKTKYDAGTGWPSFWSAISEDNIERVPDYSLMMKRTEVTCSRCGSHLGHVFDDGPPPTGEHFCIDSLALKFVPDDG, from the coding sequence ATTAAGAAATCAGAAACGTCTGAAAACTGGAAGAGAGTTTCCGATGCTGAATGGAAGAAACGTCTGAAGCCGGAAGAATATCATATTTTGCGCCAAAAAGGAACTGAAGCACCATTTTCAGGAGAATATGATAACCACTATAAAGCTGGAATCTACAAATGTGCAGCCTGCGGGCAGGATCTGTTTTCATCAAAGACAAAATATGATGCCGGTACAGGGTGGCCGAGCTTCTGGTCAGCGATATCAGAAGACAACATCGAACGTGTACCTGACTACAGTCTTATGATGAAGAGAACAGAAGTTACCTGCAGCCGCTGTGGAAGCCATCTGGGCCATGTATTTGATGACGGACCTCCACCCACCGGAGAGCATTTCTGTATTGATTCCCTTGCACTCAAATTCGTCCCTGATGATGGTTAA
- a CDS encoding NAD(P)/FAD-dependent oxidoreductase has protein sequence MTKKDLLEKGAILQRDGETYAIAPQSPGGIVSPEMLRKVADVADKYEAAAVKLTSAQRLCIVGLKEDDIDGAWEDLGMKPAAAIGLCVRSVKICPGTTFCKRGQQDSVGLGLALDEKYHGMQLPSKFKIAVSGCMNSCAESAVRDIGILGTPKGYRVLVGGNAGIRPRLGDLIAEELSDEEVMELVDKIISYYKTHTKKWRLGRVIDEMGLEEFKKEIGL, from the coding sequence ATGACTAAGAAAGACCTTCTTGAGAAAGGCGCAATCCTGCAGCGAGATGGGGAAACTTATGCGATAGCACCCCAGTCTCCCGGTGGTATTGTCAGTCCGGAAATGCTTCGCAAAGTTGCAGATGTGGCAGACAAATATGAGGCAGCAGCCGTCAAATTAACCTCCGCTCAGCGTCTTTGTATCGTCGGGCTTAAGGAAGATGATATTGACGGTGCCTGGGAAGACCTTGGCATGAAACCTGCAGCTGCAATTGGGCTGTGTGTCAGGAGTGTTAAAATCTGTCCGGGTACCACATTCTGTAAACGTGGACAGCAGGATTCCGTCGGACTCGGGCTTGCCCTTGATGAAAAATACCACGGAATGCAACTTCCTTCAAAGTTCAAGATTGCCGTTTCAGGATGCATGAATTCATGTGCCGAATCCGCAGTAAGGGATATTGGAATACTTGGTACTCCCAAGGGATATAGGGTTCTGGTAGGAGGAAATGCAGGTATTCGTCCACGCCTTGGTGATTTAATTGCTGAGGAGCTCAGTGATGAAGAAGTCATGGAACTTGTGGACAAGATTATAAGCTACTATAAGACCCACACAAAGAAATGGCGCCTTGGCCGTGTCATTGATGAAATGGGACTTGAAGAATTCAAGAAAGAGATCGGGCTTTAA
- a CDS encoding RNA methyltransferase, whose amino-acid sequence MSPNLRIVLVEPLYQGNVGSVARSMKNFGYNDLVLVNPCPLEGEARAMASHAQDLLKSATIESSLKEAIGDANLVIGTSGISGIKDDEHLRVPVYTPKQMKEHLKDADGTVAVLFGREDNGLSKEELKQCDMILTIPTSEIYPVMNIAHATTVVLYEMSEIEDPSRPIADRFDLELLYEHLGEMLDDIGHPEHKKEKTYLMLRRIFGRAVLTPREVQTLRGIFRGIQKSNENDE is encoded by the coding sequence ATGTCGCCTAACTTACGTATTGTACTTGTTGAACCGCTTTATCAGGGAAATGTCGGATCAGTTGCCCGCTCAATGAAAAATTTCGGTTACAATGATCTTGTTCTTGTCAATCCATGTCCGCTTGAAGGAGAAGCGAGAGCTATGGCGTCCCATGCACAGGATTTGCTCAAAAGTGCAACAATTGAGTCCAGCCTGAAGGAAGCGATTGGGGATGCAAATCTGGTAATCGGAACAAGTGGAATTTCAGGAATTAAAGATGATGAGCATCTTCGTGTACCGGTATATACCCCCAAGCAGATGAAGGAACATCTCAAGGATGCCGACGGGACAGTAGCGGTCTTGTTCGGCAGGGAAGATAATGGATTGTCAAAAGAAGAACTGAAGCAATGCGATATGATCCTCACAATTCCTACATCCGAAATTTACCCTGTGATGAATATTGCTCATGCAACAACAGTTGTGCTCTACGAAATGAGTGAGATAGAAGATCCGTCAAGACCGATTGCAGACAGATTTGATCTGGAACTTTTGTATGAGCATCTTGGAGAGATGCTTGATGACATAGGGCACCCTGAACATAAGAAAGAAAAAACATATTTGATGCTCAGGAGAATATTCGGAAGAGCTGTTCTTACACCCCGCGAAGTCCAAACACTGAGAGGCATCTTCAGGGGAATCCAGAAATCAAATGAAAATGATGAATAA
- a CDS encoding cytochrome c biogenesis protein, producing MNYGKYERIMALLSGILIAVAIYSVFFMLPVMKDESGNVLDQSFNIFYFHMPIAILSYLAFAVVFIASIQYLRTRDVSWDILAKSSAEIGLVFAFLVLATGSIWAKQVWGWYWVWEPRLTTSLVLFLVYAVYLLLRNSIDDMASRARLSSVFGIAGFASVPLSFFSIRLWRSAHPLMFGDALYGQSGGGLEGSTLQFVLLINFAAFISLYVTLLIYKLGNEHLRESLEELKNS from the coding sequence ATGAATTATGGAAAATATGAACGCATTATGGCTTTGCTTTCGGGAATCCTGATAGCAGTTGCCATATACTCGGTGTTTTTCATGCTTCCTGTAATGAAAGACGAGTCAGGAAATGTCCTTGACCAGTCCTTCAATATTTTCTATTTCCACATGCCAATTGCGATTCTTTCTTATCTCGCTTTTGCAGTTGTATTCATAGCAAGTATCCAATACCTGAGAACACGTGACGTTTCATGGGATATACTGGCAAAGTCGTCCGCCGAAATTGGGTTAGTATTTGCTTTTCTTGTATTGGCAACTGGTTCTATATGGGCCAAGCAGGTTTGGGGCTGGTATTGGGTATGGGAACCACGACTGACGACATCCCTTGTGCTTTTCCTTGTTTATGCGGTTTACCTGCTTCTGCGAAACTCCATTGATGATATGGCAAGTCGTGCACGTTTGTCTTCGGTTTTCGGGATTGCCGGGTTTGCGTCAGTGCCTCTTAGTTTCTTTTCCATAAGGTTGTGGAGGAGTGCACATCCACTGATGTTTGGTGATGCACTTTACGGGCAAAGTGGAGGTGGACTCGAAGGTAGTACTTTGCAATTTGTTCTTCTTATAAATTTTGCAGCATTTATCTCGCTTTATGTTACGTTACTCATTTACAAACTGGGCAATGAGCATCTCCGGGAATCCCTTGAGGAATTGAAGAATTCCTGA
- a CDS encoding (Fe-S)-binding protein → MVRDSPSINTNNMTAVQLMELDACSRCGECVNWCPTYDASGEDPGLAPRDKILRWREYMNKSYGLRAKLFGPKKISEDEIEQFKDDVYGCTTCGMCATVCESAINTIELWESMRANLVKRGNGPYGKQGMFVKLIGEYGNPYMADKKDRLSWIPDDVVIEDEAEILYFGGCTAELRQKKLAFATARVLNKLGIKFTMLGEDEVCCSSALVRTGQYEIDDIARKAAKANVEGIKKKGAKKVLYACAGCFRASKVDWPRLLGEDLPFEVVHITEFLSDLIKQGKVQWKDSVDKTVTYHDPCHLGRHVGVFDAPRHVLRSIPGIKFVEMDRIKDNQRCCGAGGGVKAGIPDLALGIASSRVEDALAKKPDILSSACPFCKRNLSDGRDAVKAEDLEVEDVIVLTARAMGINLDDCVEE, encoded by the coding sequence ATGGTACGAGATTCACCATCTATTAATACAAACAACATGACCGCAGTGCAACTCATGGAACTTGATGCATGCAGCCGCTGTGGTGAATGTGTAAACTGGTGTCCAACATACGATGCTTCCGGAGAAGATCCGGGACTTGCACCAAGGGACAAGATTCTCCGCTGGAGAGAATACATGAACAAGTCCTACGGTCTCAGGGCAAAACTGTTCGGTCCGAAAAAGATTTCCGAGGACGAGATTGAACAGTTCAAGGATGATGTCTATGGCTGTACAACCTGTGGTATGTGTGCCACAGTTTGTGAATCAGCTATCAACACAATCGAACTCTGGGAATCCATGCGTGCTAACCTCGTAAAACGTGGAAATGGTCCATACGGCAAGCAGGGAATGTTCGTCAAACTCATTGGTGAGTACGGCAACCCGTACATGGCCGACAAAAAAGACAGGCTTAGCTGGATTCCTGATGATGTCGTAATCGAAGACGAAGCCGAAATCCTTTACTTCGGTGGTTGTACAGCAGAACTCCGCCAGAAAAAGCTTGCATTTGCAACAGCCCGTGTTCTCAACAAACTCGGCATTAAGTTCACAATGCTTGGTGAGGATGAGGTATGCTGCAGTTCCGCACTTGTAAGGACAGGTCAGTACGAGATTGACGATATTGCCCGCAAGGCTGCAAAAGCTAATGTTGAGGGTATCAAAAAGAAAGGCGCAAAGAAAGTATTGTACGCATGTGCAGGATGTTTCCGTGCCTCAAAGGTTGACTGGCCAAGGCTTCTTGGCGAAGACCTTCCTTTCGAAGTTGTTCACATCACAGAGTTCCTTTCAGATCTTATCAAACAGGGTAAAGTACAGTGGAAGGATTCAGTCGACAAGACAGTTACATACCACGACCCATGCCACCTTGGACGCCACGTTGGTGTTTTCGATGCACCAAGGCATGTCCTGCGGAGCATTCCAGGTATAAAGTTCGTTGAAATGGACAGGATCAAAGACAACCAGCGCTGCTGTGGAGCAGGCGGTGGTGTAAAAGCAGGTATTCCTGATCTTGCACTTGGAATTGCATCAAGCCGTGTTGAAGATGCACTTGCTAAGAAACCTGACATTCTTTCAAGCGCATGTCCATTCTGTAAGAGAAACCTCTCCGACGGCAGGGATGCAGTAAAAGCAGAGGATCTTGAAGTGGAAGATGTTATTGTCCTGACTGCCCGTGCAATGGGCATAAACCTCGATGACTGTGTAGAAGAGTAA
- a CDS encoding universal stress protein, whose amino-acid sequence MGAESYKRILIATDGSENVKNAVDWAVELARATRAQLFGVYVVPGVSIGIASRGASWAESFKEHLQEEGAKAVEYVEDSAKKVGVDVEAAVLEGNPTDVILEYADNNGIDLIVMGTLGKTGIKRFLLGSVAENVVRHSAKQVLVVP is encoded by the coding sequence ATGGGTGCAGAAAGTTACAAACGAATACTGATAGCTACCGATGGCTCTGAGAATGTAAAGAATGCCGTTGACTGGGCTGTTGAACTTGCCCGTGCAACCAGAGCACAGCTTTTTGGGGTTTACGTAGTCCCAGGGGTCAGTATCGGAATAGCATCACGAGGAGCCAGTTGGGCAGAATCGTTTAAGGAGCACTTACAGGAAGAAGGTGCAAAGGCCGTCGAGTACGTTGAAGATAGTGCCAAAAAGGTAGGAGTTGATGTTGAAGCAGCAGTTCTCGAAGGGAATCCAACGGATGTCATTCTGGAGTATGCTGATAACAATGGAATCGACCTCATTGTAATGGGCACACTTGGAAAAACAGGAATAAAACGATTCCTTCTTGGCAGCGTTGCTGAAAATGTAGTCAGGCATTCCGCAAAACAGGTTCTTGTAGTACCTTGA
- a CDS encoding LysE family translocator has product MFESAEFLLMGLVLGFAAGISPGPLMAMTISETLQHGSKEGIKVAISPLITDILIVSSIVLLLIHFENQESAIALISLTGALYLVHLGISSLRTQNIDIEISNGKKDSLKKGILANFLSPHPYLFWIAIGGPIFFRALEVNILAVVLFIFGFYLLLVGSKIVLALAIGKFSFFLKNKYYLYTIRSLGVVYLIFAMFFITQGLGLLGLNIAAL; this is encoded by the coding sequence ATGTTTGAATCAGCGGAATTTTTACTAATGGGCTTAGTTCTGGGGTTTGCTGCCGGTATTTCTCCGGGTCCGCTAATGGCGATGACAATTTCTGAAACCTTGCAGCATGGATCAAAGGAAGGGATTAAGGTTGCGATTTCGCCACTGATTACCGATATACTGATAGTTTCATCCATTGTGTTACTTTTAATTCATTTTGAAAATCAGGAGTCTGCAATTGCCCTTATTAGCCTGACAGGGGCATTGTACTTGGTACATCTGGGGATTTCTTCTCTTCGAACTCAAAATATAGATATTGAAATCAGTAATGGAAAGAAGGATTCCCTTAAGAAAGGTATTCTGGCCAATTTCCTGAGTCCCCATCCGTACCTATTTTGGATCGCTATTGGCGGTCCTATTTTTTTCAGGGCTCTTGAAGTTAATATATTAGCTGTGGTTTTATTCATTTTTGGTTTTTATCTTCTTCTGGTAGGTTCTAAAATCGTGCTTGCACTTGCTATCGGGAAATTCAGTTTCTTCCTGAAAAACAAATATTATCTTTACACTATTCGTTCCCTGGGGGTTGTTTATCTCATTTTTGCCATGTTTTTCATTACGCAGGGATTGGGATTGCTTGGTTTGAACATTGCAGCGCTGTAA
- a CDS encoding DUF116 domain-containing protein, whose product MYNLIGYLIIWAFIVSVIISAVALFVGRVSLKREVHMAGFFSSILDFFYMPLKYLFCKFSDPRILDKWMVSMKNIAHKGSFLESSKRIMFVPHCMRALDCPASSTRLGIQCVNCGKCDVGKLKQKAESEGYGFFIVTGSSFVERILRGQKTDGVFVVACNYEINKGMRSLKGTNIPIVGFSLLNDGCFNTCLNYDEMLIKIQDLKTSPNVCE is encoded by the coding sequence ATGTATAATTTAATTGGGTACTTGATTATCTGGGCGTTCATAGTATCTGTTATTATCAGTGCTGTGGCTCTTTTCGTGGGCAGGGTGAGTTTGAAAAGGGAAGTCCATATGGCTGGTTTTTTCTCTTCAATACTTGATTTTTTCTACATGCCCCTCAAGTATCTTTTCTGCAAGTTTTCAGACCCGAGGATTCTGGATAAGTGGATGGTTTCCATGAAAAATATTGCACATAAGGGGTCTTTCCTTGAATCATCCAAAAGAATAATGTTTGTTCCCCATTGCATGCGTGCACTGGATTGCCCCGCATCTTCCACACGTTTGGGTATACAGTGTGTGAACTGTGGGAAATGCGATGTGGGGAAACTCAAACAAAAAGCCGAATCTGAAGGCTATGGTTTTTTCATTGTAACAGGTTCATCTTTTGTTGAGCGTATTCTCAGAGGACAGAAAACAGATGGTGTATTCGTAGTCGCATGTAATTATGAAATCAATAAGGGAATGCGTTCTCTGAAAGGCACTAATATACCTATTGTGGGTTTTTCCCTCCTGAATGATGGGTGCTTCAATACCTGCCTCAACTACGATGAAATGCTCATAAAAATACAGGATCTCAAAACCAGTCCTAATGTATGTGAGTGA
- a CDS encoding DUF116 domain-containing protein, producing the protein MEIPYELLGRIFVYGAIAAFVGLVFALILGAYSFKKRKILLPNFVLFILYMFYSPAKWICRSFQIRETLVDEILIEVRNAVMRNAFIHNKGKKVLFLPQCLRHGDCSAKCHPIFGYECKQCGKCSIGKISNAAHEKGFSAFVIPGGSFVKKIVKHCQPSSCIGVACYTELSEAMEEMSFMPVQGVCLKKDGCFETRVDVNEVIKTMGLCDV; encoded by the coding sequence ATGGAAATTCCCTACGAACTTCTGGGAAGAATATTCGTTTATGGCGCTATTGCAGCATTTGTTGGGTTGGTATTTGCTTTAATTCTTGGAGCGTACAGCTTTAAGAAACGTAAAATCCTCCTGCCAAATTTTGTTCTCTTTATTCTCTATATGTTCTATTCTCCGGCAAAATGGATTTGCCGCTCTTTTCAGATACGGGAAACCCTTGTGGATGAAATCCTGATAGAAGTGCGCAATGCAGTCATGCGTAACGCTTTCATCCATAACAAGGGAAAAAAAGTTCTCTTTCTGCCGCAATGTCTCAGGCATGGTGATTGCAGTGCAAAATGTCATCCTATTTTTGGATATGAATGTAAGCAATGCGGGAAATGTTCTATCGGGAAAATCAGTAATGCTGCACATGAAAAAGGCTTTTCAGCATTTGTAATTCCGGGTGGCAGCTTTGTAAAGAAAATAGTTAAGCATTGTCAACCTTCTTCATGTATCGGGGTAGCGTGTTACACCGAACTTTCCGAAGCTATGGAAGAAATGTCGTTTATGCCTGTTCAGGGTGTTTGTCTTAAGAAAGACGGATGCTTTGAAACCAGGGTAGATGTTAATGAAGTAATCAAAACTATGGGGTTATGTGATGTATAA
- a CDS encoding heme exporter protein CcmB, whose product MVIKALHIAAKDFRIEARAKELLNSMLLFSFLVLVVFSIAFSELTASSGDVAMLAAGVLWICFVFAGTLGFSRAFASETQNGAIQALKICPVSPISIYLGKVIFTVSIMLIVEIITVILFSILFTFPVFSPLFVLIVIGGTIGFASVGVLLSALVQNIRAKEIMLPVLLLPLLVPVLIPAVSATSAVLQGDGLGAITTYLRILFVYDIVFLAVASLVFEYVIED is encoded by the coding sequence ATGGTGATCAAAGCTTTACACATAGCTGCAAAGGATTTCCGTATAGAAGCCCGGGCAAAGGAACTGTTAAATTCCATGCTCCTGTTTTCGTTCCTTGTGCTGGTGGTATTCAGCATAGCTTTTTCCGAACTGACTGCATCTTCAGGCGATGTTGCAATGCTTGCAGCCGGTGTTTTGTGGATTTGTTTTGTCTTTGCCGGAACACTTGGTTTTTCCCGTGCTTTTGCATCTGAAACACAAAACGGAGCAATCCAGGCACTGAAAATATGTCCAGTTTCCCCGATTTCAATCTATCTTGGAAAGGTAATTTTTACCGTTTCAATAATGCTGATTGTAGAGATAATCACGGTTATCCTCTTTTCAATCCTTTTTACCTTCCCGGTCTTTTCACCTCTTTTTGTCCTCATCGTAATAGGAGGTACCATTGGTTTTGCTTCAGTAGGTGTTTTACTCTCAGCTCTTGTCCAGAATATTCGGGCAAAGGAAATCATGCTTCCTGTTCTTCTCCTACCTTTACTGGTGCCTGTGCTGATTCCCGCCGTGTCTGCAACATCTGCGGTATTGCAGGGTGATGGCCTGGGTGCAATTACCACTTATTTGAGGATACTGTTTGTTTACGACATAGTTTTCCTGGCGGTTGCTTCACTTGTATTCGAATACGTGATTGAGGATTAA
- a CDS encoding ABC transporter ATP-binding protein, with protein MDDLIVAKALAKNYGRITAVDNIDLRIRAGEFVAITGPNGAGKSTLLKLLSARLHPSSGEILINGISLSDDEMGIRKEFGVLSHESYLYDELNAIENLHFFGNLYDLEGMQLEDQIEMLLDETGLWKRATDRVSTYSRGMKQRLSFARALIHDPGVLFLDEPFSGLDPGASKIMEQLLVRKSTTTRLLVTHNIDFAISICDRILVMDSGKLVADFESKDESVRETIAQICGINGCV; from the coding sequence ATGGATGATTTGATTGTTGCAAAGGCTCTCGCAAAAAACTATGGGCGGATAACTGCAGTTGATAACATAGACCTGCGCATCAGGGCCGGAGAATTTGTTGCAATCACAGGTCCCAACGGGGCGGGGAAGTCCACGTTACTCAAGTTGCTTTCTGCAAGACTTCATCCATCGAGTGGTGAAATTCTGATTAATGGAATATCTCTTTCAGATGATGAAATGGGTATAAGGAAAGAATTCGGGGTTTTATCCCATGAATCATACCTATACGATGAACTCAATGCCATTGAAAACCTGCATTTTTTCGGGAACCTCTACGATCTGGAAGGCATGCAACTTGAAGACCAGATTGAAATGCTTCTTGATGAAACCGGTTTATGGAAGCGTGCCACAGACCGTGTAAGCACTTATTCCCGTGGCATGAAGCAGCGCCTGTCCTTTGCCCGGGCTCTTATTCATGATCCAGGTGTTCTTTTTCTGGACGAGCCATTCAGTGGCCTTGATCCGGGTGCTTCGAAAATAATGGAACAACTCCTTGTCAGGAAATCCACAACCACAAGATTGCTGGTTACCCACAATATTGATTTCGCAATATCCATTTGCGATCGTATACTTGTGATGGATTCCGGAAAACTGGTAGCTGATTTTGAATCAAAAGACGAATCAGTCAGAGAAACAATTGCGCAGATATGCGGCATCAATGGCTGTGTCTGA
- a CDS encoding branched-chain amino acid aminotransferase: MDLTVTKAKQLKPKPDENDLGFGRIFTDHMFVMDYDPENGWHDPRIEPYGPFQMDPSTMALHYGQATFEGLKAFRKDDGTIQLFRPQENFKRLNASNRTLCIPEIDEAFALDALKQLLSIEKEWVPRVRGTSLYIRPAIIATDPFLGVRASRTYRFFMILCPVGAYYAEGFNPVKIWITKAHVRAVRGGLGEAKTAANYAASLYAGEEAHGCGYSQVLWLDGLEQKYVEEVGSMNIFFVIAGELVTPMLNGSILSGITRDSVIALAKKWGMGVSERKISIDEVFEAQESGTLQEIFGSGTAAVISPVGELKYDGKAITVSGGDVGQIASKLFNAITDIQYGRKEDDMGWIESL; this comes from the coding sequence ATGGATCTCACAGTCACCAAAGCTAAGCAACTAAAACCTAAGCCCGATGAGAATGATCTGGGTTTTGGAAGAATATTTACTGATCATATGTTTGTTATGGATTACGATCCTGAAAATGGATGGCATGATCCGCGCATTGAGCCATATGGTCCTTTTCAGATGGATCCCTCTACAATGGCATTGCATTATGGGCAGGCTACTTTTGAGGGACTTAAAGCGTTTAGGAAAGATGATGGGACAATTCAACTCTTCCGCCCTCAGGAGAATTTCAAAAGGTTGAATGCTTCCAATCGCACACTTTGTATTCCTGAAATTGATGAGGCATTTGCGCTGGATGCATTGAAACAATTACTATCGATTGAAAAAGAGTGGGTTCCCCGGGTCCGGGGCACTTCCTTGTATATTCGTCCTGCCATCATTGCCACAGATCCCTTTTTGGGGGTCAGGGCATCCCGAACGTATCGCTTCTTCATGATCCTTTGTCCGGTTGGTGCATACTATGCCGAAGGGTTTAACCCGGTAAAAATATGGATCACAAAGGCCCACGTGCGGGCAGTGCGTGGAGGACTTGGAGAAGCAAAGACCGCTGCAAACTATGCAGCAAGCCTCTATGCCGGAGAAGAAGCGCATGGATGTGGTTACTCCCAGGTTTTGTGGTTGGATGGACTGGAACAAAAATATGTTGAAGAAGTGGGTTCTATGAACATCTTTTTTGTTATTGCTGGGGAACTTGTAACTCCGATGTTAAACGGCAGTATCTTATCTGGTATTACACGTGATTCTGTCATAGCTCTTGCTAAGAAATGGGGAATGGGAGTTTCAGAGAGGAAAATTAGTATCGATGAAGTTTTTGAAGCACAGGAAAGTGGAACACTTCAGGAGATATTTGGTTCCGGGACTGCTGCAGTTATTTCTCCGGTGGGAGAACTAAAGTATGATGGCAAGGCGATAACTGTCTCTGGTGGGGATGTGGGTCAGATTGCCAGCAAATTATTCAATGCCATTACAGACATTCAATATGGCAGAAAAGAAGATGATATGGGTTGGATTGAATCTTTATAA
- a CDS encoding disulfide reductase, with amino-acid sequence MAMEYFSGISDALRITFVQVMILANAAILIFLYGMYINLKKWGAGAEEYGGSGTGGKLLAFPRMLIRQMSAESHGHGQNIVVTLVLDILLQRRIMRRSPVRWFMHITIFIGWMALFVMSVLMFLVEVTHMALHMGPDPEVFREMLSLPNDIFSYILLTGIIIAIARRLFLQKMRESTIAYDSILLGGLTLITITGFFADGIRNGTFWGMGLHYEWAPPAALFHVIISLLFCIAYIPYSKYIHMIAIPLTLLANKGGE; translated from the coding sequence ATGGCTATGGAATATTTTTCAGGAATATCCGATGCTTTGAGGATCACTTTCGTGCAGGTCATGATACTGGCTAATGCTGCGATTTTGATTTTCCTCTACGGAATGTATATAAATTTGAAAAAATGGGGTGCTGGTGCCGAAGAATATGGTGGAAGCGGTACTGGTGGCAAACTTTTAGCTTTCCCAAGAATGCTTATTCGTCAGATGAGTGCTGAAAGCCACGGTCACGGACAGAATATTGTTGTAACTCTTGTTCTTGATATTCTGCTTCAGAGGCGTATCATGCGCCGCAGTCCAGTTCGCTGGTTCATGCACATCACAATTTTCATTGGCTGGATGGCACTTTTTGTAATGTCTGTTCTTATGTTCCTCGTGGAAGTAACACATATGGCACTCCACATGGGTCCGGATCCTGAAGTTTTCAGGGAAATGCTTTCTCTCCCCAATGATATATTCAGTTACATCCTGCTTACAGGAATTATAATTGCAATCGCAAGAAGGCTCTTCCTGCAGAAAATGCGTGAAAGTACAATTGCATATGATTCTATTCTTCTTGGCGGCCTGACTCTTATCACAATAACAGGCTTCTTTGCAGACGGTATCAGGAACGGTACTTTCTGGGGTATGGGACTCCACTATGAGTGGGCTCCACCCGCAGCTCTGTTCCACGTAATCATCTCATTGCTGTTCTGTATTGCATACATCCCATACAGCAAATACATCCACATGATTGCAATACCACTTACCCTCCTGGCAAACAAGGGAGGTGAATAA
- a CDS encoding ferritin-like domain-containing protein codes for MSLENILQQTFKGETTEVGWYLAMSKLAEREGLPEVAVYLRQLAMDEAWHAAEVAEILGLIKDTTVDNLKMMLEGETMAEGEKADAAKIAQEEGNEQAALFFAKASADEARHKEGLTGILKRLEQ; via the coding sequence ATGAGCCTGGAAAACATTTTACAGCAGACCTTTAAAGGTGAAACGACAGAAGTTGGTTGGTATTTGGCAATGTCCAAGCTTGCAGAAAGGGAAGGACTTCCTGAGGTTGCAGTCTACCTCCGTCAGCTTGCTATGGATGAAGCATGGCACGCAGCCGAAGTTGCCGAAATCCTCGGACTTATCAAAGATACAACTGTTGATAACCTTAAGATGATGCTTGAGGGAGAAACCATGGCCGAAGGCGAGAAAGCCGACGCTGCTAAGATTGCACAGGAAGAAGGAAATGAGCAGGCAGCTCTCTTCTTTGCAAAGGCATCTGCAGATGAGGCCCGTCACAAGGAAGGCCTTACCGGCATCCTCAAGAGACTTGAGCAGTGA